In Streptococcus porcinus, the genomic window TCTTACCGAAATTGCTTGCGATTGATGGTCTGACCTTATATGGTCCGCACCAGCCAGAAGGACATACTGCGGTTTTTACATTTAACTTAGATGGTCTACATCCACACGACGTTGCAACAGCCTTGGATTATGAGGGCATAGCTGTTAGGGCAGGTCACCATTGTGCTCAACCTTTGTTGAGGTATTTAGGGATTTCATCTGCTGTGAGAGCTAGTTTTTATATTTACAATTCAAAGGAGGATTGTGACCGTCTGGTAGAGGCAATTCTAAAAACAAAGGAGTTTTTTAATGGCACTCTCTAAACTCAGCAGTCTTTATATGGCTGTCGTTGCCGATCATTCAAAAAATCCTCATCATAGAGGTAGCATAGATGGAGTAGAAGCGGTAGTGCTCAATAATCCAACTTGTGGCGATGTCATTTCTTTAAGTGTTAAATTTGAGGATGATCGGATTGCTGATATTGCTTTTGTGGGAGATAGTTGCACTATTTCAATCGCTTCTTCAAGTATGATGACGGATGCTGTTAAGGGTAAGACTAAGGCTGAAGCTTTAGAGTTGATTCAGATCTTTTCTGAGATGGTACAAGGTCAAGAGAATCCAAAGCAGAAAGAACTGGGTGA contains:
- the sufU gene encoding Fe-S cluster assembly sulfur transfer protein SufU, which translates into the protein MALSKLSSLYMAVVADHSKNPHHRGSIDGVEAVVLNNPTCGDVISLSVKFEDDRIADIAFVGDSCTISIASSSMMTDAVKGKTKAEALELIQIFSEMVQGQENPKQKELGEAELLAGVAKFPQRIKCSTLAWHALEKAIRRSQVDSE